TTATCGCCTATTGCATTCCATTGGGCACCTGTAAAGTCGAAAAAGCCGAGTTGTGTTTTATACTGACCTCTACCGACAGTTTTAACAACCGGCAAATCGGGATTGTGGCAGTATAGTTCATCAGCATCTAATATTCCGTCGTTATCGTTATCGAGGTCGTTTATGTCGGGCACACCGTCTCCGTCGGTATCGGTACAAGCATTTATTAGGGGATTTTTTGAGTATCCAACACCTTGTCCATCTGCTCCTACAAGTGTAGGTACACCGTTAGCATCTACAGTACCACTTATTCTACCACTTGTAAGCTGTGACGGAGTAACATTCCCTGTCCCCTCAATAGCATCAAAGCAACCGTCTCCGTCGGAATCTAAGTCTAAGAAGTCGGGAGTGCCATCGCTGTCGGTATCGCAAAGCGTGCGCACGGCAAAACCAAATCCCTGACAGCCACTGCGTGCTTTTACATCAACTCTAACAGAGTGGTTAGACGATGTATAGTCGATAGTTTCAAACATACCGTTCACGTTGCTAGGCAATCCGGGTAAGTTGGCAGTATGGTTGTATGAAAGGATGCGATTATCGGGACTTAATTCAACTTTTTGTGCAGTACGAGAAAAGGGTGGGTAACTTACGGTTACTACATCGTTGAAATTGGCTGTTCCCGTTTTTTCGAGCAATTGGAAACCTTGTCCTTGCAAGTCGGTATATTTTATTTGTCCGTACCAATTGTTCATAGCCTCCATTCCTGAGCCTTCCGCATCAAATACTACTAATTGGAATGGTACAGGATTATCGGGCTGTCCTTCTACATGAGCTTTTACATCTATTTTAAAACTTGCTTCGCCAAACAGTGGTACAGCTCCCGGGGCATTTTTATTATAATATATTGCTTCTTTAAAGCTAGTGCCGTTTACATTGTAGTAATTTTTTATCATTTGAGGCTGATTAGTAACATCCCAGGTATTCATGTCCCAGCCCTCAAATTTAGGCACATTAGGATTATTGGGCAAATCTTTGATGTCAATTGTAGGATGACCTTCTACCTTATTATATATATCTATGTACGTAACCTCAGCAGTGTATGTAACACCGTTGTATGTAGCAGTACGTGTAACTTTATTGCCTATTGCATTCCACGTGGCACCTGTAAAGTCGAAAAAGCCGAGTTGAGTTTTGTACTTACCTTTTCCGGTAGTTATGGCTACAGGCAAATTGGGGTTGTTGCAGTAAAGTTCGTCTGCATCAAGTATTCCGTCGTTGTCGTTATCAAGGTCGCATAAATCGAGTACGCCGTCGCCGTCGGTGTCGGTTGTGTTTAGTGTTACTGTAACCGATGCACTATTGGTACATCCGTTATTATCAGTAACCGTAACTGTGTAAACACCACATTTGGCACTTGTTAAATTTGTAATAGTAGGGTTTTGTTCAGTTGAAGTAAAACCGTTGGGTCCTGTCCATTGCCATGCGGTAACATTTTCGGAGTTCTCCCATTCAGCACCAAGGGCTTTCATTGCATCTGTTAAGGTGTTGGTTTCTGTAAAAGTTGCATTTAATACTGCATTCGGACCCGGACAGGCATAAGTATAGCCTGCCGATACCTTGGGTTTCGGATTTACGTTTATATTAATAAAATGCGTACCATCGCAAGGTGTATAATCTTTTACTATACCCCTGGCGTCGGTTACTTTTAAACCAACATAGCGATATGTTACGCCATCAAGGAGGTTTTCGTTGGGAACATTAGCTTGTACAGTATGCGAGCTACCAACAGTTGTTAAGGTTTGTACAGCGCCTGTCTGCCAAGCAGTCATTCCGGGTTTAATTTTATCTATACGAAATTCAAAAGTAAAAGGAGGAACTCCTGTAATTGAATGGGCGCTGAGCTTGGTGGTAGCAATTTGCTCAACGCATATATTGGTTGCTATAATGTTTTGTGTTGTGTCGGTTCCTACGGTTGCAGCTATATGGGGAATAAAAGTTTTTCGAGCTTCGGGACATGCATATTCAGAAGCATCAGGTATGGTGTATTCAGTTGGCGTTGGTATAGGGATGTTGGGGTTTACGCCAAAGGAGTTCCCGATATTTTCGAAGATAAATCTACCATTACCCGTCGTTGGATAGGTATTCTGCCTATGCTGCATATGGCAGCCTTTTATCTTAGTTGCATTAGTACCTATGGTAACTTTACGGTCGGAGGAAACATCCTTGGTGGCACCGCTTGAAGCCGTGTTGTCCCAAAACCTGCAATTATATAACTTATTCAATTCGCAAGTTGTGGTGCCCAAAATGCTAGGACCATATACTTTTATACCACCTCCATCTAATCCTGAAAGGTTGTCCAGAAAATCACAACGATTAAATTCTATTTCTTGGTCTTCGTTTAGGTAAAAATAGACAGCACCACCGCCTCGTGTGGCAGATATGCCGCCAGTGTGTCCGGCTTTGTTGCCATAAAACACGTCGTTAGTTGAGAGGAAACGATAATTTCCTTCGTGGTTTATAGCTCCACCCGAATGACCTGTTTCGTTGTTTATATAGAAATTGTTACTACTTCCGAATACGCCGTCTTTCACAAAAATTGCACCTCCTTTGTTGGTATTGGATTCTGTATTCTTATTCCCTATGAAGATACTGTTTTGAATTCCAACAAGAGTGTTTTTAGCATAAATGGCACCACCTAAAGCCCTTGATTCGTTGTCTTTGAAATAGCAATTATCAATTTCTAATTTACCACATTCATTAGCAAAAATAGCACCTCCGTCGCCACCAGTTTGTGTAGTGTAGTTTCCTATAAAAATACTGTTTTTAACTACCAAAGGGGCTTCTAAAGCGTTAATAGCACCGGCATCTGCAACTCCTAATGCTGTTCCTTCTGTATAATTACCGTAAAATTTATCGCCATCAATAACGTAATCGGTAGAGGGACCTGTAAGGTTATGAACGCCTTCAAAGGAGTAGGCTACTCCACTTCTACCGGTTGAAATGTTGTCGTAAAACACATTGTTTTTGATGGATTTGGTGTAACATTTTTTAAGATGTACTAATGCACGTCCATCATTGTTTGAGAAGGTATTGTTTTCGAGAGTTACTTCTTCGGCGCCCTCTATATATATACATGTACCTACTCCTGTACCAACATGTCCGTTTTCACAAAACTTGTTGTTCCTAAAAACAGCTTTTGCACCGTTACTTGCCTCATCGGTTTGTACTTTAAAAAAAGTGCCGCCATCTACCTCACGCGTTATATTATTAGTAAAGACACAATTTTCAACATTGAGCGTAATGTTCTTAGAGGCATTCTCACCACTAGCAGTGATATTCCTATACACTCTGAAAAATCCTCCTCCAGATATTAAACTGCTACTACTACCTCTATCGCCACCGGAAACATATACGTTCTTGAAATTAAAGGTATGGTTATCCGATCTATAAACATAAATGAAACATGCTGCATTTGACCTGTAATTTTTTATATAGCAATGCTCCATTGTTATCGTCGCATTGTTTGAGTACCTTGTACAAGTTAAAAATGTACCATCAGCGGCACCGCCGGATGTGGTGTTATTATCGAAGGTTATGCCTTTAAAATACACATTAGTTGATTGAGTTTCGACAGGACTTCCTAAGGTGCTTGGACCAATTCTGATAACGCTACCATCAGCGGAAGGTTCAATATCTATTATGGCAGGGTATGCGTATACACATATGTTGCAGGTGTCGGCACCGGTTGTAAATTCGTTGGGTACAGGGAAACCGCCTATAAAACGTATGGTTTTATTGCCCGTAAGGGTAATGCCCCCAGATGGGGTGTATCTTCCTTTTGCCATATACACATTATATGTTCTGCCGTCGGAAGTGTTTCTACCTATGGCATCACAGGCTTTACCTACCGTTTTAAAAGCAGTTTGCCAGGTTAAGCCGTCGTTTGCATCGTTACCGGTATCCCACGAAACGAAATATGGTGCTGGCGTTTGGGCTGTGAGGCTACCGGCAAACGCAAGCAACAGAAGAAAAAGTAAGAATATTATTTTTCTTATATTTAGCATTATATTATGGTTCAGTTTTTTCAATATTTAATGCAAAAATCACCTATTTTAAGGTAACTTAATGCAAAAATAACATATTTTTTAATTTCATCATAAATTTCTTTATAAAGAGACTGTTTTTTTTCTATAATAAGACAAGTGTCTGATATATAAGAGGTTGTGAAATTGTCAAAATGGGAAAATGGGTTATGGGTTAGTTTCGAGTTCTGAGTTCTGAGTTCCGAGTTCTGAGTTCCGAGTTCCGAGTTCTGAGTTCCGAGTTCTGAGTTCTGAGTTCTGAGTTCTGAGTTCTGAGTTCTGTCCCGAAGTTTCGGGATGTTGCGTGGTTCGGGTTACGGGTTAGTTTCGAGTTTTGAGTTCTGAGTTCTGAGTCTTTAGTCTATGATTTAACTTTCTCATTCGTAACTCCTGACTCGTAACTCCTAACTCAAAACTATCACCACTAATATCCTCTACGTTTCAAATCTAGTTTACTATCTCTTTCCTTGATGCTTTCGCGTTTATCATAAACTTTCTTTCCTTTGGCAATGGCAATATCTACCTTGCATAAGCCGTTTTCGTTTATGTATAGTTGTGTAGGAACAATGGTAAGTCCTTTTTCGGTAATTTTACCTTTAATCTTCTTGAGTTCTCTTCTGTTTAGTAGAAGTTTTCGTGGGCGTTTGGGTTCATGATTAAATCTGTTGCCGTAGGCGTATTCGGCTATATGAGCATTCAGCAAAAAAAGTTCGTCGCCTATAAAGGCACAATAACTATCGGTTAGATTTGCTTTTCCCTCGCGAATGGATTTTATTTCCGTTCCTTGCAATACTATGCCGGCGCTGTACTCGTCTAACAAAAAGTACAGAAACGAAGCTTTTTTGTTTTTTATGATTATTTTTGTTGTCATAATTATTGGAGTGCAAAAATAGTAATTTTGTATTGCAAATTTTGGCTTTATGGGTTTTATTTGTCGTTAGCCATTAGCTGTTGGCTGTTGGCTGTTAGTCTCGAAGTTTCGGGATGCGGGATGCGGGTTGCGTGGTGCGGGTTGTGACATTTTCGGTCATTGAGTGCCGATATTGAGCGAAGCGAAATATCGGTGTATCGGTCTTCGATGAACTCAGACACCAAAATGCCGAAAATGGAAAATAGATAGTGGTGCGGGTTTCGGGATACTTAGCTGTTAGGTTTATTTATTGCAAAATAGTTTAACAAAATCGTTGACACCCGCTCGATTTGCAAAATCGAGCGAGCGGTGGGAAATTCCAATTTCTAACGTTTATTTTTTTAATTAAGAAAAGAAAAATATAAAAGTGAAACTCTAAGAATACTAATTTTGTAACTTTGTATTGCAAAGGCTTTAATATTGTTAACTAAATTGGCATGAAAAAAATCGCAATAATAAACGGACCTAACCTCAATTTGGTTGGGAAAAGGGAAACATCAATATACGGTGATTTTAGTTTAGAAGATTATTTAACTAAACTTAAAGAAAATTTCAGTGATGTTGACTTGTCTTTTTATCAGTCGAATATTGAGGGAGAGATTGTGAACTTTATTCAAACTGAAAGTACAAGAGTTGACGGCATTATTTTAAACGCGGGTGGGTATTCTCACACTTCCGTTGCTATACTTGATGCTATTAGGGCTGTGAATGTTCCGGTTGTTGAAGTCCACATTTCAAACATTTATGCCCGAGAACCTTATCGCAGGGTGTCGTTATTGTCGGAGGCGTGTGTTGGGGTGATTGCGGGTTTTGGTTTGGAGGTTTATCGACTAGGATTGTTGGCGGTGTCCCGAAGTTTCGGGACGTGATGCGTGGTGCGTGTTGCGTGGTGCGTGTTGCGTGTTGCGTGTTGCGGGATGGTGGTATTATTTCCAATTATTCTCGACGTATTTAATGTAACTGTTGATTTTTGCCCCTAAAATATTGTATTCTTTTTCCAATTTGTTGTACTCTTCTGCATATTGAGGATAAAGTTGTTTTATTTTTAATATATGCAGAATTGTCTCATCTGTGCTGGCATGAGAAAAAACGAGGAAGCGTATGTATTCGGCTTTATACTTTCTTCTTCCATATCCCTCAACAATATTTGTTACTACAGAATCTGCCGAACGTCTTATCTGCGAACCCAATTCATATAACTCGTATTTTGGAAGTTTTAAAGATAAAGGATGAACTTTGAAAAATAATTCCAAAGCTAAATTGAAAATATCCAAATCTTTATAACTCATACTATTAACTTATTTTGTACGCCATACCCATTATCATTAGCACTATGGTACTTCAGTAGGCTCAATAATCGCAAGTTTACCCCGCAACCAGTACCACGTACCCCGAAACACTATTTAAACAGTTCCGGTTTCAGTTCGGTAAACTTTTTCTTTTTTCTGATGTAGTGTTCCCAGACTATATTTCCTTTATAAATATGGTCGAAGCAGTGGTGCTGAATTTTATTTCGTTTAATTCTGTACTTCCTATTAATATTTTTGGCAAAATGAAAATGTGCTTTCAACACTGCGAATGAGTCGGCAGGACATCCTTCTAACAAGAACTTTATAGCTGCAATTCCATCTAAAAAAAAGCGCAAAATAAAGACTTTGAGCAATTGGTTTTTGGGGAGGTTTTTATATAGGAGTATCAGGTTATTTCTGAAGTTGAGGTAGGTTTTTTTAGCAGATTTTTTCGGCAGAGTGCCTCCTCCAACGTGGTAGATAGTCGAGTAGGGATTATATACAATTGAGTAGCCTTTGTTTTTAAGTCTCCAACAGAGGTCAATTTCTTCCATGTGAGCGAAAAAGTCATCATCAAATCCGCCTACTTCAAAAAAGGTTTCAGATTTAATGAATAGGCAAGCTCCCGAAGCCCAAAAAATTTCATCTAAGTAGTTGTATTGTCCGTCATCTTGTTCAATGTGCTGGAAAATCCGACCTTTACAGAATGGGTATCCGTATTTATCGATAAATCCGCCGGCGGCTCCTGCGTATTCAAATAAGTAAGGTTCGTTGTATGATAGAAGTTTTGGCTGTGCTGCTGCAATTTTCGGATTGTTTTCTAAGTGTTCGACAACGGGCATTATCCAGTTGGGGGTAACTTCTACGTCGGAGTTGAGCAAAATGAAGTATTTGGCATCTATTTGTTTTAATGCAACATTGTAACCTTGAGCAAATCCGTAATTTTTATCGTTTATAATAATTTTAATTTGCGGGAAGTTTTCTTTCAACCAGTTCACCGATTCGTCGGAAGAGGCGTTATCGGCG
This sequence is a window from Lentimicrobiaceae bacterium. Protein-coding genes within it:
- the smpB gene encoding SsrA-binding protein SmpB, whose amino-acid sequence is MTTKIIIKNKKASFLYFLLDEYSAGIVLQGTEIKSIREGKANLTDSYCAFIGDELFLLNAHIAEYAYGNRFNHEPKRPRKLLLNRRELKKIKGKITEKGLTIVPTQLYINENGLCKVDIAIAKGKKVYDKRESIKERDSKLDLKRRGY
- a CDS encoding 3-dehydroquinate dehydratase, whose translation is MKKIAIINGPNLNLVGKRETSIYGDFSLEDYLTKLKENFSDVDLSFYQSNIEGEIVNFIQTESTRVDGIILNAGGYSHTSVAILDAIRAVNVPVVEVHISNIYAREPYRRVSLLSEACVGVIAGFGLEVYRLGLLAVSRSFGT
- a CDS encoding glycosyltransferase family 2 protein, with the protein product MTDFKIAVVILNWNGLKFLQQFLPKVVEYSSDVADIYVADNASSDESVNWLKENFPQIKIIINDKNYGFAQGYNVALKQIDAKYFILLNSDVEVTPNWIMPVVEHLENNPKIAAAQPKLLSYNEPYLFEYAGAAGGFIDKYGYPFCKGRIFQHIEQDDGQYNYLDEIFWASGACLFIKSETFFEVGGFDDDFFAHMEEIDLCWRLKNKGYSIVYNPYSTIYHVGGGTLPKKSAKKTYLNFRNNLILLYKNLPKNQLLKVFILRFFLDGIAAIKFLLEGCPADSFAVLKAHFHFAKNINRKYRIKRNKIQHHCFDHIYKGNIVWEHYIRKKKKFTELKPELFK
- a CDS encoding four helix bundle protein, producing the protein MSYKDLDIFNLALELFFKVHPLSLKLPKYELYELGSQIRRSADSVVTNIVEGYGRRKYKAEYIRFLVFSHASTDETILHILKIKQLYPQYAEEYNKLEKEYNILGAKINSYIKYVENNWK